Below is a window of Desulfuromonas acetoxidans DSM 684 DNA.
CACCGCCGACCAACAGGGCGGACTCGACAAAGTGCTGTCAGCCCTACACACCATTTCCCCTGACGCAATTGCCCTGGCGGGCATTGGCCAGGGAGCCCTTGATCGCCTGCGCCAGCAGGGTTTTACCGTTTATCGTGGTGAAGAGACTGTTGCCGCAACGTTGGACAAGTTGATTCAGAACACTCTGGATGAGTGGCCGGACACAACATCCTGCACTGGACTCGATAAAGCAACCCTCGAAGAACTCAGCCGCGCCACCGGCCTGGATATCTCCATAGACGAATCGTGCTGAGGCAGTGAGCTTTTCAAAGTAACGGCCCATCAAGCTCTTTTAAGTCGCGGAGGTCTCTGCTCACAGGGTACGGCCGTGGTACATAAGCCACATCCTGAGATATCCACGCCAAACCGCTCATTACATTGCGGGTTGACGTCGTTACGTGTGTAGTCATGGCAGGCCAGTTTATCATGCCCGTCAGAGGTGATAGCCCGGGCGGGACAGCGTGTAATACACACGCCGCAACTGCCATCGTGATGATAGGGACACCGGGCATAAGGATTATCACTGAGGCGCTGGCTAC
It encodes the following:
- a CDS encoding NifB/NifX family molybdenum-iron cluster-binding protein, translated to MKLCFPITENNGLNSRVFSHFGVTPKLLIVNTDTREYEEVAVHTADQQGGLDKVLSALHTISPDAIALAGIGQGALDRLRQQGFTVYRGEETVAATLDKLIQNTLDEWPDTTSCTGLDKATLEELSRATGLDISIDESC